CGGGAGGAATGCGGTGAACATACAGCACGGTCACCGGCTTTCGATAGGACCGCTTACCGAGGCTTTACAGTACTTTCAACTTCGCTAAACAACTGTCATCCTGAGGAGCGAAAAGCGACGAAGGACCTACTCTCCCTTGTTGCAGGCTTGCCACTAGCAAGAGACAGTAGATCCTTCGCTGCGCTCAGGATGACAAGAGACGCCCGTGAAGATCTGCGCGAGATGCACGAGCGTCTCGGTCGTTTTCTCCAGGCCCCGACGCGAGTTGAACTCGAGCTTCCCGTGGAAGTTGTGTCCACCGGTGAAGATGTTCGGACAAGGCAACCCGCGAAACGTCAACTTCGATCCGTCCGTTCCGCCGCGAATCGGACGCATGAACGGCTTCACGCCGGCCCGTCGCGCCGCCTCGAAGGCGTTCTCGATCAGCTCGGGATGATTCTCGAGAATCTCCTTCATGTTCTTGTACTGCTCCTTCACGTCGACGCGTACCCGAACACGCGGGAACTTGCTCTCCGTCTCCGCGGCGAGCCGGCGGACGAGCGATTCCTTCGCGTCCAGCCCACTCATGTCGAAGTCACGCAACAGAACCTTGATGCTCGACTCCTCCACGTCGGCGACGCCCGAATATGGATGCACGAAGCCGACGCGCTCGTCGGTCGTCTCGGGCAGCATGTCGTTAGGCATGCGCGTGAGAAAATACCCTAGGGCGTGAATCGCGTTGACCATCACGCCCTTCGCCGTCCCGGGATGCGTGCTCTTGCCAGCGAAGGTCACCGTCGCGAGGCGCGCGCTCCACGTCTCGTCGTTGATCTCGCCGATCTCGCCGCCGTCGACCGTGTAGGCAAACTGCGTCCCGAAGGCGGCGACGTCGAACTTCTCGATCCCCATCCCGATCTCCTCGTCGGCCGTGAAGCCGATCTTGATCGTGCCATGCGGGATCTCGGGATTGCGCGCGAGCACGTCGACGAACGTCATGATCGCCGCCAGGCCGGCCTTGTCGTCGGAGCCGAGGAGCGTCGTGCCGTCGGTGGTGATGATGTCGTCACCGACGAGGGACGCGAGGTCCGGGTTCTGCGCGATCGTGATCACCTGGGTCGGATCCCCAGGGAGAACGATGTCGCCACCCTGATAGTTCGCGTGAATCACGGGCTTGACGTTCGCACCGGTCAACGCCGGCGACGTATCGACATGCGCGAGGAGACCGATCACCGGTACGGCCGCAGCGTGATCGTTAGGCAGATTGCTCGGGATCGATGCGTAGACCATGCAGAACTCGCTCACGCGAACATCGTCCGCGCCGAGCTGGCGCAACTCGTCGGCAAGCAACCGAGCGAGCGTCCACTGTTTCTCCGTACTCGGCGTACTCTTGCCATCGTCGGCCGATTGCGTGTCGATGCGCACGTAGCGCAGGAAGCGATCGACGACCGATTCCGAAGGAGGCCTGAGCATCCGCGTCTAGCGGCCGCGCATCCGATCGAGCGACGACTGGACTTCGTTAGGCAAGAGGAGATTGTCGGCGATCCCCGCAATCTCTTCGGCGTCGCGCCAAGCGGCTTCGAGCAGCGCGAGCTCGCCCGCCATCGCCCGTCGTTCCGCATCCTCGTGCAACGCCATTTCGAGTCCCAACCGATCGATCGTCGTTAGGCCGTACAGTCCGGTCTTGCCGATTCGCCCCTTCCGTCCGAAGCGATGCGGGCGGCCGCGAACGGCCGTGAGCATCTCCGCGCGCCGTGCCAGTTGCTCGACGTAGCGCTCTGGCCCGCCGACCTCCTCGATCTGTCCGACCGCTGTGGCGACCGTCGATCGAGAACCGCCGAATCGATTCACGGCCGGCACGACCACCGACGCGATCCGG
The Gemmatimonadaceae bacterium genome window above contains:
- the pepT gene encoding peptidase T translates to MLRPPSESVVDRFLRYVRIDTQSADDGKSTPSTEKQWTLARLLADELRQLGADDVRVSEFCMVYASIPSNLPNDHAAAVPVIGLLAHVDTSPALTGANVKPVIHANYQGGDIVLPGDPTQVITIAQNPDLASLVGDDIITTDGTTLLGSDDKAGLAAIMTFVDVLARNPEIPHGTIKIGFTADEEIGMGIEKFDVAAFGTQFAYTVDGGEIGEINDETWSARLATVTFAGKSTHPGTAKGVMVNAIHALGYFLTRMPNDMLPETTDERVGFVHPYSGVADVEESSIKVLLRDFDMSGLDAKESLVRRLAAETESKFPRVRVRVDVKEQYKNMKEILENHPELIENAFEAARRAGVKPFMRPIRGGTDGSKLTFRGLPCPNIFTGGHNFHGKLEFNSRRGLEKTTETLVHLAQIFTGVSCHPERSEGSTVSC